The following are encoded in a window of Gossypium raimondii isolate GPD5lz chromosome 13, ASM2569854v1, whole genome shotgun sequence genomic DNA:
- the LOC105784296 gene encoding protein BIG GRAIN 1-like E, producing the protein MSVTGFSDPDRMFNKSFHRRKDSGELDVFEAARYFSGYNEPVGSYSCATFSQRIMREERQPWRGGRASLDVPMRNPIAQQAHVVEKQIKEKKYKQPSSPGGRLASFLNSLFNQTSSKKKKSKSTTQSMKDEEESPGGRRKRRISISHFRSSSTADTKSFYSSSNSGSRTPPPYAHTPAKSYKDFRSYLDHKQHLAASSQTKNNIGQTKSTALQHDTTTDYSWLDEKLKFLDDYSEKHHNLGARHQDKARNRADRYLAEGKDFRNFNEVDDGADSDSSSDLFELQNYDLGIYSSGLPVYETTHMDNIKRGAPISNGAL; encoded by the coding sequence ATGTCTGTTACAGGTTTTTCAGACCCTGATAGAATGTTCAACAAGTCATTCCATCGTAGGAAGGACTCCGGCGAGCTCGACGTGTTCGAGGCCGCGCGGTATTTCTCGGGGTACAACGAACCGGTTGGTAGCTACAGTTGCGCGACTTTCAGTCAGAGGATCATGCGGGAAGAGAGGCAACCATGGAGGGGAGGTAGGGCCAGCTTGGATGTGCCAATGAGGAATCCCATTGCTCAACAAGCTCACGTGGTGGAAAAACAGATCAAAGAGAAGAAATACAAGCAACCAAGTTCACCAGGTGGTAGACTTGCTAGCTTCTTGAACTCCCTTTTCAACCAAACAAGCTCCAAAAAGAAGAAATCAAAGTCCACCACACAGTCCAtgaaagatgaagaagagaGCCCTGGtggaagaaggaaaaggagGATCAGCATTAGCCATTTCCGTAGCTCCAGCACGGCCGATACCAAGTCGTTTTATTCGTCTTCGAATTCGGGTTCCAGGACGCCCCCGCCTTATGCACACACGCCTGCCAAAAGCTACAAGGATTTTAGAAGCTATTTAGATCATAAACAGCATCTGGCAGCATCATCTCAAACAAAGAACAATATTGGACAAACAAAATCAACAGCTTTACAACATGATACAACAACAGACTATTCTTGGTTGGATGAGAAACTCAAGTTCCTTGATGACTACTCAGAAAAACATCATAACCTCGGTGCTCGCCATCAGGATAAAGCTAGGAATCGAGCTGATCGATATCTAGCAGAAGGGAAAGATTTCAGGAATTTCAATGAGGTCGATGATGGTGCCGATAGCGATTCGAGCTCCGATCTGTTCGAGCTCCAAAACTACGATTTAGGTATCTATTCAAGTGGTTTACCTGTGTATGAAACAACACATATGGACAACATCAAGAGAGGAGCACCAATTTCCAATGGTGCACTATGA